CCTGGGAGCGGCGGATGCTCACCTTGGTGGTAGCCGGGCTCGCGGCGGGCGGCGCCTACGCGATCTTCGGGGTGAGCATCGTCGTACTCCACCGCATGACCGGAGTGGTGAACTTCAGCCAAGCCGTCGTTGGAGCGTTCGGTGCCTACTTCGCCGCTGTCTTATACGGCCGCGGTTGGGATTTCCTGCCCGCGGCAGCTGCGGGAGTGGCCTTGTCGGCGGTGATCTCTGTAGCAGTCGGGCTGATGTTCGCCCGGCTGTTCAGCGAAGCCGACGGAGCGATCCGCACTGGCGCCATGATCGCCGTCACCGTGGGGCTATTCGCCGTCGGCTTCCGCTTCTTCAGCGACACTCCCCGCAGTGTGCCAGTGATCTTCCCCAGCGCATCCCGCACGGTGGGTGGGGTTGTCGTAACAGCGGGAACGGTGATCGTGCTGCTCGTAGCCCTGGCCACCGTCTTGCTGATGGGATGGGTGCTGTCATCCACCCGAGTGGGGACACAAGTCAGAGCCATCTCAGAGCTGCCGGTGGTAGCCGAATTGCTCGGCGTTCCGCTGTTCGCCCGCACAGCGCTGGTGTGGGGATTCACCGGCTTGGTGTCGGCAGTGGGAATGATCGTGGTGGCCTCAAACTTGCCGGGGAGTTTCTCCAGCTTGGGCTTTCTCATCTTCCCGGCCATGGCCGCCGCGTTAATTGGGGCGTTCCAAAGCCTGTCTTTGGCACTGGTTGGCGGCGTATTAGTCGGAGTCGTCGAAGCAGTGTCTTCCTATCGGTCGACCTGGGCCGAATACCGGGGAGCAGTCCCGTTTCTGATCGCGCTGGTCGTGTTGTTGTGGACTCAGCGCCACGAGGTGTGGGATGCGGCGCGCTGACTTCGCCTGGTCTGCGCCATTCGGTTTCCGGCGCACCGACCTCGCCGCTTCCGCCTTGTATATCGCGGCTGCCATTGCAATAGCAGGGTCGGCAAATCCGTTCTGGCTGTTCTTGCTCACCAGCGCGCTCATCACAGCAGTGGTAGCGGTGAGCGTCGGGGTGATCTACGACAACGCCGGGCTCTTGTCTTTGTGCCAAATGTCGTTCGCGGGAATGGGCGCATGGACAGTCGGATGGCTGAATCTGAAGACATCGCTTCCCTATCTGGCCATGCTTCCCTTCGCCGCCCTTGTCCCGTTCGCCGTAGGGATATTGGTGGGCGTCCCCGCCTTGCGCCTCCGCGGACTCAACTTGGCCGTGTTCACCCTGGTGTTCAGCGCAGCAGTGGCCCGGGTCGTATTCGCCGACGGCTTCCCCGGCCTCATCGAGGGTAACCGGGTGCGCCCCCCGGGTTTCGCCAGCAGCGAACCCGGCTTCTTCTTGTTCTGCGCGGCGGTACTCGGGTTTGTCGGCTTGGCAGTGGTCGTGCTGCGCCGCTCCCGTACCGGGCGGTGGTGGTTCTCGGTGAGGCGCAGCGAGCGGGCCACCGCGGCCATGGGCCGCAGCGTGGTTCGGACGAAGCTGTCCGCATTCGCAGTGAGCGCGGCCATTGCCGGGCTCGGAGGCGCCCTTTTGGTCGCGCTTCACGGGATCGTGAGCGCAGCCAGCTTCCAGCCGATCGAGTCCATGACCATATTGA
This portion of the bacterium genome encodes:
- a CDS encoding branched-chain amino acid ABC transporter permease — translated: MLTLVVAGLAAGGAYAIFGVSIVVLHRMTGVVNFSQAVVGAFGAYFAAVLYGRGWDFLPAAAAGVALSAVISVAVGLMFARLFSEADGAIRTGAMIAVTVGLFAVGFRFFSDTPRSVPVIFPSASRTVGGVVVTAGTVIVLLVALATVLLMGWVLSSTRVGTQVRAISELPVVAELLGVPLFARTALVWGFTGLVSAVGMIVVASNLPGSFSSLGFLIFPAMAAALIGAFQSLSLALVGGVLVGVVEAVSSYRSTWAEYRGAVPFLIALVVLLWTQRHEVWDAAR